In the genome of Dermacentor andersoni chromosome 3, qqDerAnde1_hic_scaffold, whole genome shotgun sequence, one region contains:
- the LOC140216827 gene encoding uncharacterized protein translates to MPKNQNTLACYLDKKTRTTQDVHFSAPSQLPKVTQTQATSGTRLYHCSAAEIAFTSGFATAVSQHVGDNAYEIIGPDHESPQGANNISVAEVSPVPLGSYHDR, encoded by the exons atgccaaaaaatcaaaatacattggcatgttatttggacaagaaaacta ggacaacccaggacgtgcatttctcagcacccagtcaactgccaaaagtgactcaaacacaggccacca gtggaactcggctgtaccactgcagtgctgcggaaattgccttcaccagcggctttgcaacagctgtttcgcagcatgtcg gagacaatgcctacgaaattattggccctgatcatgagagccctcaaggggcaaacaacatctctgttgcagaagtgagcccggtaccacttggaagttaccatgacagatga